A part of Papilio machaon chromosome 11, ilPapMach1.1, whole genome shotgun sequence genomic DNA contains:
- the LOC106713663 gene encoding ATP synthase subunit s, mitochondrial, with protein sequence MQQCRLGSLTRKVFLPQKGQTRSFWEYVNMMFNKPDTNRIKTVGPDRACAEWVLRNGGKVTWADGKKQTDYNLLPPEELKSQKLLEIDGSDSSISHYGFSHLDGCTMLKKIILHNNKYIDDRALKGLEYGKDVLSHVQVSKCVNVTDLGLKEMIVLKNLKTLVLFDLASVENLAECKQYLGSGLPKCEIRGQVESVKT encoded by the exons ATGCAACAATGc cGCCTGGGTTCTCTTACTCGAAAAGTATTTTTACCTCAGAAAGGTCAAACAAGGTCTTTCTGGGAGTATGTAAATATGATGTTTAATAAACCAGATACGAACCGCATAAAAACGGTGGGCCCGGATCGAGCTTGTGCTGAATGGGTGTTAAGAAACGGTGGTAAAGTAACATGGGCAGATGGTAAGAAGCAAACAGACTACAACTTATTGCCCCCAGAGGAACTGAAAAGCCAGAAGTTGTTGGAAATTGACGGCTCCGATTCTTCAATATCACATTATGGATTTTCCCATCTAG atgGATGCAcaatgttaaagaaaattattttacacaacaataaatatattgatgaCAGAGCTCTTAAAGGACTGGAGTATGGCAAAGATGTGTTATCACATGTACAAGTATCTAAATGTGTAAATGTTACTGACCTGGGCTTGAAGGAAatgattgtattaaaaaatcttaaaactcTTGTATTATTTGATCTAGCTAGTGTTGAAAATCTGGCTGAATGCAAACAATATTTGGGTTCAGGATTACCAAAGTGTGAAATAAGAG gACAAGTGGAAAGTGTGAAAACTTAA
- the LOC106713653 gene encoding dihydroorotate dehydrogenase (quinone), mitochondrial, translating to MNRKQKAIKKLKSICYLTLGGSLSYQFIYFKKDFHGYYDNVLSPLSQWISPELAHKIGVLAIKYGIFPAENYDDPHVLKTKFLSYDLSNPVGIAAGFDKHGDAIVGLRNLGFSVVEIGSITPEPQPGNPKPRVFRLPEDNAVINRYGFNSEGHDIVYNKIKHLDKALLNKGLLGINLGKNKLSDDAINDYNLGIKKFINIADYFVINVSSPNTPGLRSLQSKQELKELLVGINKTRKALQSENNPPLLLKLAPDLSLEEMKDIVAVITQKGSEVQGLIISNTTIDRSSIKNKQFSTEAGGLSGKPLTNKSTEMIKTMYKLTQGKIPIIGVGGIFSGQDAYDKILAGASILQIYTALIYYGPPVITRIKKELAELLEKDGYSSVNEAIGKSAN from the exons atgaatagaaaacaaaaagctatt AAGAAACTGAAGTCAATATGTTACTTAACATTAGGCGGTTCCCTTTCCTATCAATTTATATACTTCAAAAAGGACTTCCATGGATATTATGATAATGTACTTAGTCCCCTGAGCCAATGGATCAGTCCCGAATTAGCTCATAAGATTGGCGTTCTTGCTATTAAATACGGAATATTTCCCGCTGAAAACTACGATGATCCACATGTTtta aaaacaaaatttttatcttatgaCCTAAGTAATCCTGTTGGAATTGCCGCTGGTTTTGACAAGCATGGTGATGCCATTGTTGGTTTGAGAAATTTAGGGTTTTCTGTTGTCGAAATTGGATCTATAACACCAGAACCGCAACCGGGTAATCCAAAGCCCAGAGTATTCAGGTTGCCAGAGGACAATGcagttataaatagatatgGTTTCAATAGTGAAGGGCAtgatattgtttataataaaataaaacatttagatAAAGCACTTTTGAATAAAGGTCTACTAGGAATTAACCTaggtaaaaataaactctCTGATGATGCTATAAATGATTATAATTtaggaataaaaaagtttattaatattgctgATTACTTTGTCATTAATGTAAGCAG TCCAAACACTCCAGGCTTGAGGTCATTGCAAAGTAAACAAGAGTTAAAAGAACTTCTTGTTGGTATCAATAAGACAAGGAAAGCTTTGCAATCGGAAAATAATCCTCccttacttttaaaacttgCACCAGATTTAAGTTTGGAAGAGATGAAGGATATTGTTGCAGTAATAACACAAAAGGGATCTGAAGTTCAGGGACTCATCATTTCCAATACAACAATTGATAGatcatcaataaaaaataaacagttttctACTGAGGCAGGTGGTCTTAGCGGGAAGCCTCTTACCAATAAGTCTACAGAAATGATTAAAACCATGTACAAGTTAACTCAAG gtaAAATACCAATAATAGGTGTTGGTGGAATATTTAGTGGTCAGGATGCTTATGATAAGATTTTAGCTGGTGCTAGCATACTTCAAATATATAcagctttaatttattacggACCTCCCGTTATTactagaataaaaaaagaattagcTGAATTATTGGAGAAAGATGGCTACAGCAGTGTCAATGAAGCAATTGGTAAAAGCGCAaactga
- the LOC106713580 gene encoding Hermansky-Pudlak syndrome 1 protein homolog — protein sequence MKATLIFDSVNNLLFSKWDDSFLQRMKSLNEQSSDGNITDSYNVAQLLSPIITSQRIMAAQFGNTYSSMQCKDDTVIVFDEFLDHVFMIITKDDIDDAQRELLDCKTLVQHICGQNIDLLHSPVYQGWLSVLLESRTKGDSIPGASGVIGESGATASALNALKSISKEIKCASYQHYHLILFVGDKMLALYSSRGSEDLMPPDLILLSFQCIAAQEHWRNANRSDTNTASNSWLPWLSEENSAIVNLCAGGAVVPCAPHSLHIAEVAPRIVFLVLVDMEMRDIGIAAHMSSQILSNLERLLLQRNLEMLPNTLDNLEAAVKKTTDALRKNKSNGNLCARLTSRMLELRKSCTTTTPLTPETTATAMRTALDALLDHLKPDIPSLKMDQPLKDLTNTLAPYIEFLRVKAMRYFSMGSSETDASSLTLHKYLSEFPGLVHFVYVDRTTGRFLAPDMADCAHMLNPHTVRAIVSRALSSFREGYGGAAWRRGALHACALQWWERRGVPVRPARPPHPAAARALPPPGDLRAAFYRQLVDLAFPTDSQGVSIKELICIHLGLVPAATAVQQARRLAHSVHELAGYKPTLAADLL from the exons atgAAAGCTACCCTGATATTCGACAGTGTAAACAACTTGTTGTTTTCAAAATGGGATGATTCTTTTTTACAGCGTATGAAATCTCTAAATGAACAG AGTTCCGATGGGAATATTACTGATAGTTATAATGTTGCTCAATTGTTGTCACCGATAATAACATCACAGCGCATTATGGCTGCACAGTTTGGTAATACTTATTCCTCCATGCAATGTAAGGATGACACCGTTATAGTCTTTGATGag ttcCTTGACCATGTATTTATGATCATTACAAAGGATGATATTGATGATGCTCAAAGAGAGCTATTGGATTGCAAAACATTGGTACAGCATATCTGTGGACAAAATATAGATTT GTTGCATTCCCCTGTATACCAGGGTTGGTTGTCGGTGTTACTCGAAAGCCGTACCAAGGGTGACTCCATACCTGGAGCTAGTGGAGTGATTGGTGAGAGTGGAGCCACCGCCTCTGCACTAAATGCTCTCAAATCTATTTCAAAGGAGATCAAGTGCGCATCTTATCAACATTACCatctaatattgtttgttgGTGATAAAATGTTGGCTTTGTATTCaag CCGTGGAAGTGAAGATCTAATGCCGCCAGATCTTATTCTGCTCAGTTTCCAATGTATTGCTGCACAGGAACATTGGAGGAATGCAAACAGATCTGATACTAATACTGCATCAAATTCTTGGCTACCgt GGTTGTCAGAAGAGAATAGTGCGATCGTAAACCTGTGCGCGGGCGGTGCGGTGGTGCCGTGCGCGCCGCATTCCTTGCACATAGCGGAGGTAGCGCCGCGCATTGTGTTTCTTGTCTTGGTTGATATGGAGATGAG GGACATAGGCATTGCTGCTCACATGTCCAGCCAGATACTGTCTAACCTGGAAAGACTCTTACTGCAAAGAAACTTGGAAATGCTACCCAACACATTAGATAACCTGGAAGCTGCAGTTAAGAag ACTACAGATGCTCTACGTAAGAACAAATCGAACGGCAACTTATGCGCGAGACTTACCAGCCGTATGCTGGAACTTCGCAAGTCGTGTACCACCACGACACCCCTCACGCCGGAGACCACGGCCACGGCCATGAGGACCGCACTTGACGCACTGCTCGACCATCTCAAACCAGACATACCCAGTCTGAAGATGGACCAGCCATTGAAAGACCTCACCAATACTTTAGCGCCATACATCGAGTTTTTACGCGTCAAAGCAATGAGATACTTCAGCATGGGATC GAGCGAGACGGATGCGAGTTCCCTAACGCTGCACAAGTATCTGTCGGAGTTCCCCGGCCTCGTGCACTTCGTGTACGTGGACCGCACCACCGGCCGCTTCCTCGCCCCCGACATGGCAGACTGCGCCCACATGCTCAACCCCCACACT GTGCGCGCTATCGTGTCCCGCGCGCTGTCGTCGTTCCGCGAAGGCTACGGGGGCGCGGCATGGCGACGTGGCGCGCTGCACGCCTGCGCGCTGCAGTGGTGGGAGCGGCGCGGCGTGCCCGTGCGCCCCGCGCGTCCGCCGCACCCCGCCGCCGCGCGCGCACTGCCCCCGCCCGGCGACCTGCGCGCCGCCTTCTACAG GCAACTCGTGGACTTGGCCTTCCCCACGGACAGTCAAGGGGTGAGCATCAAGGAGCTAATCTGCATCCACCTGGGGTTGGTGCCGGCGGCCACGGCGGTGCAGCAGGCTCGCCGGCTGGCGCACTCCGTACACGAGCTCGCTGGCTACAAGCCGACGCTCGCCGCCGACTTGCTGTAG
- the LOC106713784 gene encoding BRISC complex subunit FAM175B, with translation MAYTEKVSLNGTALSFLLYECVNSSNSQEGFLIGNVTSEITNHISDSQNDSARLDTQIFIRTVLPLPSVALFYFPTGKIKEEILSELLSSTANDIIGWYKYRKNSSIKPTFRDKLISRGLQKYFEKYHGKKNFVTCNLSSKTSSSGSTHTFTYRFGKINCFNMYEYVEDVTANLGEKLTGYKKAPKVSPHSIFNKIVSESNVQNNNTNDAILHIQEAVDIKMISEAKLAARNETAIRELEAEIKHMTGILSDKHMVDLQDAYNKSMEAKLIDREVEMAEACVNVLKSPPSVDIMSIPNIFLNSNNLSDSENSVQLIENEINERSSSPIAVASTSTKPTLNYAAALKKNSDVGPSTSKTDEYEDLICFDVEDKNVPKPIFISENIKCLDDSSPEF, from the exons ATGGCTTACACGGAAAAAGTGTCTCTTAATGGGACCGCTCTTTCGTTTCTATTATACGAGTGTGTTAATTCATCTAATAGTCAG GAAGGCTTTCTGATCGGAAATGTCACATCTGAAATAACTAATCATATATCAGATTCCCAAAATGACAGTGCACGACTGGATACGCAAATATTCATAAGGACAGTATTGCCGTTACCATCAGtggctttattttattttccaacaggtaaaataaaagaagaaatattatCTGAATTACTCTCAAGTACAGCAAATGACATCATCGGCtggtataaatatagaaagaaTAGTAGTATTAAGCCTACTTTTAGAGATAAGTTAATATCAAGAGGActgcaaaagtattttgaaaaatatcatggaaagaaaaattttgttacttGCAATTTATCATCCAAAACTTCATCATCTGGTTCAACACATACATTTACATACAGATTTGGCAAAATTAATTGCTTCAATATGTATGAATATGTTGAAGATGTCACTGCTAATTTGGGTGAGAAACTAACAGGGTATAAGAAGGCTCCTAAAGTTTCACCTCATAgcatattcaataaaattgtcaGCGAAAgtaatgtacaaaataacaacACGAATGATGCCATCCTGCACATTCAGGAGGCTGTTGACATTAAAATGATCAGTGAAGCAAAGCTCGCTGCAAGAAATGAGACTGCTATCCGGGAGTTGGAAgcagaaataaaacatatgacTGGCATTTTATCTGACAAACATATGGTAGACCTACAAGATGCATACAACAAGTCAATGGAAGCAAAATTAATAGATAGAGAAGTTGAAATGGCTGAAGCTtgtgttaatgttttaaaatcacCTCCTAGTGTGGACATCATGAGCATACCCAATATCTTCCTTAATAGCAACAATCTATCCGATAGTGAAAATTCAGTACAATTAATAGAAAATGAGATTAATGAAAGAAGTTCAAGCCCAATTGCAGTTGCATCTACTTCAACTAAACCAACCTTGAACTATGCAGCTGCGCTCAAGAAAAATTCTGATGTAGGACCATCCACTAgt AAAACCGATGAATATGAGGATTTAATCTGCTTCGATGTAGAAGATAAGAATGTACCCAAACCGATATTCATcagtgaaaatataaaatgtttggatgacAGTTCCCCTGAGTTTTAA